A region of Salinibacter sp. 10B DNA encodes the following proteins:
- a CDS encoding exodeoxyribonuclease VII small subunit, translating to MTETDSSSSPTDRSFEETLNRLEDIVEQLEDDPPSLEKALDTYEEGVALANDCLSRLDKAEQRVSELSIDGK from the coding sequence ATGACTGAGACTGACTCCTCCTCTTCCCCCACCGATCGCTCCTTCGAGGAAACTCTCAATCGACTCGAGGACATCGTCGAGCAGCTCGAAGACGATCCCCCCTCCCTAGAAAAGGCCCTTGATACCTATGAAGAGGGCGTGGCCCTGGCCAACGATTGTCTCTCGCGGCTGGACAAAGCCGAGCAGCGGGTGAGTGAGTTGTCGATTGATGGAAAATGA
- a CDS encoding homoserine kinase, translated as MDTEVTVFAPASMGNVAVGYDVLGSALNCIGDRVTVRRLDEPVVRVGGITGCVTDLPTTPADNTATVALLDLMETRDLDFGFEVSLEKGIPLGSGLGGSAASAVGAVVAAAELLPMSLSNDELLPHALAGEAVASGAIHPDNVAPCLYGGLVLTREVDPPDVISIPVPDRIRCVLVRPDRMIETRDARACLPESLPLTDSVKQTAHLGAFVAGCYRNDLELIGRALRDLIVEPHRASLVPGFADVQSAAMEHGALGCSLSGAGPTVFAWCDGPVEAERIEEAMSTAFAAHDVPTEAWISTIPTAGARAVEPSPTDAAM; from the coding sequence ATGGACACAGAAGTAACCGTATTTGCCCCGGCATCCATGGGCAACGTGGCCGTGGGGTACGACGTGCTGGGCAGTGCTCTGAACTGCATCGGCGACCGGGTGACGGTACGCCGGCTTGATGAGCCCGTCGTGCGGGTGGGCGGCATCACGGGGTGCGTGACGGACCTGCCGACGACGCCGGCCGACAACACGGCGACGGTGGCCCTGCTCGACCTGATGGAGACGCGGGACCTCGACTTTGGCTTTGAGGTGTCTCTGGAAAAAGGAATTCCGCTGGGGTCGGGGTTGGGCGGCTCGGCCGCATCGGCCGTCGGAGCCGTGGTTGCGGCTGCGGAGTTGCTGCCCATGTCGCTGTCGAACGACGAGCTTTTGCCCCACGCGTTGGCCGGGGAGGCGGTGGCGAGCGGGGCCATCCACCCCGACAACGTGGCGCCGTGCCTTTACGGCGGCCTCGTGCTGACGCGGGAGGTCGACCCGCCCGACGTGATTTCCATCCCAGTGCCGGATCGCATTCGGTGCGTGCTCGTCCGACCTGATCGCATGATTGAGACGCGGGATGCCCGTGCCTGTCTGCCGGAGTCGTTGCCGCTTACAGACTCGGTCAAACAAACGGCACACCTCGGGGCCTTCGTGGCTGGCTGCTACCGGAACGATTTAGAACTCATTGGACGGGCGCTGCGCGACCTCATTGTGGAGCCGCATCGGGCCTCCCTCGTGCCCGGCTTTGCCGACGTGCAGTCCGCCGCCATGGAGCACGGAGCGCTTGGTTGCTCCCTCTCGGGGGCCGGCCCCACCGTTTTTGCGTGGTGCGACGGCCCGGTGGAAGCTGAACGGATCGAAGAGGCGATGTCGACGGCCTTTGCAGCCCACGACGTGCCGACGGAGGCGTGGATTTCGACTATTCCGACCGCGGGCGCTCGGGCTGTGGAGCCGAGCCCTACCGACGCAGCCATGTGA
- a CDS encoding DUF4783 domain-containing protein, with protein sequence MASVRLAFALLLFGLGTTAASGQTSSPDGPKSVPDTVLRRVTTAFIDGNAQLLLSPAADRVEVSLFGTRTFYSSAQAFYVLREFFDTHTPSSFALSDATGAGRSCFVRGRLDHAHGERTLQVYVRLVQRSDVWQLHEVRIDADVE encoded by the coding sequence ATGGCTTCGGTCCGATTGGCCTTCGCCCTGCTCCTGTTTGGATTGGGGACGACTGCCGCCTCGGGACAAACGTCGTCTCCGGACGGGCCGAAGAGTGTGCCGGACACGGTACTTCGACGGGTAACCACGGCCTTCATTGATGGCAACGCTCAACTTCTCCTGTCGCCGGCGGCCGACCGAGTCGAGGTCAGCCTCTTCGGGACGCGCACGTTCTACAGTAGTGCGCAGGCGTTTTATGTGTTGAGAGAATTCTTTGACACGCACACCCCCTCCTCGTTTGCGCTGAGCGACGCCACCGGAGCAGGCCGGAGCTGTTTCGTGCGAGGGCGGCTCGACCATGCCCACGGCGAACGGACCCTTCAGGTATACGTTCGGCTCGTGCAACGCAGCGACGTGTGGCAGTTGCATGAGGTGCGCATCGACGCGGACGTCGAGTAG
- a CDS encoding SDR family oxidoreductase — translation MDLGLQDRVAIVTGASQGIGKYIAEALAREGCDIAICARTESDLADAAQDIEDEGAEVLALPMDVTDAGEPERLVEETAEKFGRIDTYVGNVGGNRRGDFEDLSDEDWEDLINLNLMSHVRVSRASIPHMREVEGASICYISSIFGRELGGAGLSLYNTTKSALISVSKVMAQELAPEIRVNSVAPGSIRFPGGSWDRRVKENPDEMEQFVQENIAIERFGRATEVADAVTFLCSERASLITGACINVDGGQSHSLI, via the coding sequence ATGGACCTCGGACTTCAGGATCGCGTCGCTATTGTCACCGGTGCCAGCCAAGGCATCGGCAAGTACATTGCTGAAGCGCTCGCCCGCGAGGGCTGCGACATTGCCATCTGTGCCCGTACCGAGTCCGATTTGGCGGACGCGGCGCAGGACATCGAAGACGAGGGCGCGGAGGTGCTGGCCCTGCCGATGGACGTGACCGACGCCGGGGAGCCGGAGCGGCTGGTGGAGGAGACCGCTGAGAAGTTTGGGCGCATCGACACCTACGTGGGCAACGTGGGCGGCAACCGGCGCGGGGACTTCGAGGACCTCTCAGACGAAGACTGGGAGGATCTGATCAATCTCAATCTGATGTCGCACGTTCGCGTGAGCCGGGCGTCCATTCCGCACATGCGCGAGGTGGAGGGCGCGTCCATTTGCTACATCTCCTCCATCTTTGGCCGCGAGCTGGGCGGCGCCGGCCTCTCGCTCTACAACACGACCAAGTCCGCTCTCATCAGCGTGAGCAAAGTCATGGCCCAGGAGCTGGCGCCGGAGATCCGCGTGAACAGTGTGGCACCGGGCTCGATTCGGTTTCCGGGCGGCAGCTGGGATCGGCGGGTGAAAGAGAATCCGGACGAGATGGAGCAGTTCGTCCAGGAGAACATCGCCATTGAGCGCTTCGGACGGGCGACGGAGGTGGCCGATGCGGTGACGTTCCTCTGCTCCGAACGGGCGAGCTTGATCACCGGGGCCTGCATCAACGTGGACGGAGGCCAGTCACACTCACTGATCTAG
- the mraZ gene encoding division/cell wall cluster transcriptional repressor MraZ has product MVFKGQAEYSVDSKGRVAIPAKMRNAMAPEAQGTFTITRGFEECIFLYPMDRWSSIEEEIGELNMYNREARDFIRIIMMWADEVSLDGQGRISIPNSLVELAGLDDTALILGAFDHIEIWDPEQFDEYLNEQPSDYETLAERVMGM; this is encoded by the coding sequence ATGGTGTTCAAGGGACAGGCTGAATATTCCGTAGACAGCAAGGGGCGGGTTGCCATTCCGGCAAAGATGCGGAATGCAATGGCGCCCGAGGCACAGGGGACTTTCACAATTACACGTGGGTTTGAGGAGTGCATTTTCCTATACCCGATGGATCGGTGGTCGTCGATTGAGGAGGAGATCGGCGAGTTGAACATGTACAATCGCGAGGCTCGTGACTTTATCCGCATCATTATGATGTGGGCCGATGAGGTCTCGCTCGATGGGCAGGGACGGATCAGCATTCCGAACTCGCTGGTCGAGTTGGCCGGGCTTGACGACACGGCGCTCATTTTGGGGGCGTTCGATCACATTGAAATTTGGGATCCTGAACAGTTCGACGAGTATCTCAACGAGCAGCCGTCCGACTACGAGACGCTCGCCGAGCGCGTGATGGGAATGTAA
- a CDS encoding S24 family peptidase produces the protein MAKDRLTQRQNEAYEFIRGYMDQHRKPPTLQEIGEALGIASTNGVYKLLQALEKKGWIEREKHAARGIELVDETSDPFGMGSGQPRLPIISRTASDQPERLRERPKGTISVDDRLLRQARDPDACLVGQAGDDGMNGAAIQKGDLLLIEEMDWSDLENGALVAVLVQAKLLARTFHFANGRLHLRPADRHYTEDTFPPDHPGCYVIGRLLGLIRTL, from the coding sequence ATGGCCAAGGATCGCCTCACCCAGCGCCAGAATGAGGCCTACGAGTTCATTCGTGGCTACATGGACCAGCATCGCAAACCTCCCACGCTGCAGGAAATCGGAGAGGCCCTCGGGATTGCGTCGACTAACGGTGTTTACAAGCTCCTGCAGGCGCTAGAAAAGAAGGGGTGGATCGAGAGAGAAAAACATGCAGCACGCGGAATTGAGTTGGTCGACGAGACCTCGGATCCGTTCGGAATGGGGAGCGGGCAGCCGCGCCTTCCGATTATCAGTCGTACGGCTAGCGACCAACCCGAGCGGCTGCGCGAACGTCCCAAGGGGACGATCTCGGTAGACGATCGTCTGCTGCGTCAGGCCCGCGACCCGGACGCCTGCCTGGTGGGCCAGGCAGGCGACGACGGAATGAACGGGGCTGCCATTCAGAAAGGTGACCTGCTTCTAATTGAAGAGATGGACTGGTCTGATCTGGAGAATGGAGCCCTCGTGGCTGTCCTCGTACAGGCAAAACTGCTCGCCCGAACCTTTCACTTTGCCAACGGCCGCCTTCACCTCCGCCCGGCCGATCGCCACTACACCGAAGACACCTTCCCGCCCGACCATCCGGGCTGCTACGTCATCGGTCGACTGCTCGGCCTCATCCGCACCCTGTAA
- a CDS encoding D-glycerate dehydrogenase: MAHVVVTRPLVEGGLTELRKDHTVTVCDPPEGAARSEEELIALADGADVLLTVLADPVTERVFAACPDLKMVAQYAVGIDNIDLDAAQAHDVVVTHTPGVLTDATADMAWALLLAAARRVPAADDYVREGQFERWETTLLLGTELADKTMGIVGLGRIGAAVARRALGFGMNVVYHNRTRANPTVERQTSAQYVELEELLSTSDVVSLHCPLNEDSRHLIDAAALGRMKDEAILVNTARGAVVDEAALVEALSAGSIAGAALDVFEDEPDVHPGLMEQDRVVLAPHLGSATTETRTEMVHMCVESIRARLSGAEEIPHRAV, encoded by the coding sequence ATGGCGCACGTCGTCGTTACCCGCCCGCTCGTGGAGGGGGGGCTTACCGAACTCCGAAAAGACCACACCGTCACTGTCTGTGATCCGCCAGAAGGGGCCGCTCGTTCGGAGGAGGAGTTGATTGCGCTGGCGGACGGGGCCGACGTCCTTCTTACGGTGCTGGCCGACCCCGTGACGGAGCGCGTCTTTGCGGCGTGCCCGGATCTGAAAATGGTCGCCCAATACGCTGTGGGGATTGACAACATCGACCTGGACGCCGCGCAGGCACACGACGTGGTGGTCACGCACACGCCAGGCGTGCTCACGGACGCGACGGCCGACATGGCGTGGGCGCTGTTGTTGGCCGCGGCCCGGCGCGTGCCGGCGGCCGACGACTACGTGCGGGAGGGACAGTTTGAACGCTGGGAGACGACGCTATTGCTGGGCACAGAGTTGGCCGACAAGACGATGGGGATCGTGGGGCTTGGGCGTATTGGGGCAGCGGTTGCCCGGCGGGCTCTCGGCTTCGGGATGAACGTCGTGTACCACAACCGGACCCGTGCGAATCCAACGGTCGAGCGGCAAACGAGTGCGCAATATGTCGAGTTGGAGGAGCTACTCAGCACAAGTGACGTGGTGTCGCTTCATTGTCCCCTCAATGAGGACAGTCGGCACCTCATCGATGCAGCGGCGCTCGGGCGTATGAAGGACGAGGCGATTCTCGTGAACACCGCTCGGGGAGCTGTCGTGGACGAGGCGGCGCTCGTGGAGGCCCTGTCGGCGGGCTCGATTGCGGGGGCGGCGTTGGATGTCTTCGAGGATGAACCCGACGTCCATCCTGGGCTAATGGAGCAGGATCGGGTCGTATTGGCCCCCCACTTGGGCAGTGCTACCACAGAGACCCGCACGGAGATGGTGCATATGTGCGTCGAATCGATCCGGGCTCGGCTGAGTGGGGCAGAAGAGATTCCTCATCGGGCAGTGTAG
- a CDS encoding ATP-binding protein, with amino-acid sequence MRSPLSLARSAPWMGVGALLVLVLVGTAGARWWAVHRIETDPEQRRDAVVDAALSTAEEHFDALHDRVRARAEQLATDSVVVQGVEHWHAQGQRPSTLVRRLLDVPVGDRTTVEVYTPMPRVLAWNGRRMPLGTAPNEEAFLQRPQTAIVSDGSVRQALVVWWPIQKKGQTLGAVRVVQTIRYNPPVKNRYIQGFSLEETWGAETGESVQLLWSASAKEIQQPHRALRGTHGVLGYVEVTPPTTARLIQRTAAFYDDLLAAWATLLLGWGIGMVVVWYLQLARRPGLRRHPEARTALAGRFALFTALWVAGRYLLLALDVPGRWVERIGALAVLFDPSRLASTIGGGILQSVGDLFLTSGWAVLLAGGLLHLGLRYRVRADSLRALLETIRAHPPRQPSAVRFWGLVVALVGISLSSILGLAYAVRRAVLDSTLDFFSRTGLLPEPLVLIVLSALVLLVLAVLLFGTACTWIGLRLGLRYRPTWPRSLILPGVVMLFALGVVVLYLGTEAQVLVPFPYPLFLMGTVGAGAVYGMVGRKGGIEILTVRGLLLPLFAVTLLFYPLLYAGMDAQRRERMVEAAQSFEEGYDPRAIYSIRQVLRAAEEELGPVLARQDRLGEAAVDSVATRLVRRSLLASLTTYEVRLTLLDAEGTPRRRYGAEGRRPFRSGAQRVDRSVFQVLNYTYTHQLSPGPVIDRLAGERGVVRAGERFQYAGLHRINEGTDRETWVLFRAEPRSLLPGAGTGVPRVLLPDGSFGDLYAELSLAEFRDGALVRSYGESFGRTQLRPAYRTALQKRTTLWQTETAQGQQYLTYYYRPPEKGGVTVAARIPAILAFDHLYYLLRLTVAGLGVGILIYLLGLFGRYRHGLVPAERIRFRNKVLNAFLVVGVVSMVAVGVVGVQVVTSENERVVERRLRDHLVRVEETLSLEARPEEALWQVAGRMDVDSLAARVGLDLRLYEDGQLVGTSRPRLVRDGLVDERLPGAVYQELYDNAYRFAAAEAAIGQFRYRVGYRALVDEAGTPRLVVGVPTLAQQEQVAEEQARTLAYLFGALLVLVVAVMITAIILANALAQPIARLREGLEAVGEGRFAEKLPVDTRDEIGDLVRTFNEMRAQLAESRRKLAQQEREIAWREMARQVAHEIKNPLTPMKLSIQHLRRAFEREKGDNNSDFPALFDRITSTLIEQIESLVRIANEFSTFARLPTRVPESLDLNEVIREAVRLMEEDAGAGCIELDLHPEPLVVEADREELRRTYINLLKNALQALPEDNGRVQVTSAEVDAEGEAMAESRVIDNGTGIPPEVQDKIFEPNFSTKTSGTGLGLAIAQKSIDELGGTIGYETEAGEGTTFWVRLPLDSSGA; translated from the coding sequence ATGCGCTCCCCTCTCTCGCTTGCTCGGAGTGCGCCCTGGATGGGAGTGGGCGCTCTTCTCGTTCTCGTACTGGTCGGAACGGCCGGGGCGCGATGGTGGGCAGTGCACCGGATCGAGACCGATCCCGAACAGCGGCGAGATGCGGTGGTGGATGCTGCCCTTTCGACCGCCGAAGAGCATTTCGACGCCCTCCACGATCGAGTGCGCGCGCGGGCCGAGCAGCTAGCGACGGATTCCGTGGTCGTGCAGGGCGTGGAGCATTGGCATGCGCAGGGCCAGAGACCCTCCACACTGGTGCGTCGGTTGCTCGATGTGCCGGTCGGCGATCGGACAACGGTGGAGGTCTACACGCCCATGCCGCGCGTGCTGGCCTGGAATGGGCGGCGCATGCCGCTCGGCACGGCCCCCAACGAAGAGGCCTTCCTTCAGCGGCCGCAGACCGCCATTGTTAGCGACGGGTCCGTGCGCCAGGCACTGGTGGTGTGGTGGCCCATACAGAAGAAGGGACAGACCCTCGGGGCCGTGCGGGTGGTGCAGACGATTCGGTACAATCCTCCGGTCAAAAATCGATACATTCAGGGGTTCAGTCTGGAGGAGACATGGGGGGCAGAAACGGGGGAATCCGTGCAGCTTTTGTGGTCGGCGTCGGCGAAGGAAATTCAGCAGCCGCATCGGGCCCTGCGGGGGACGCACGGGGTGCTCGGATATGTGGAGGTTACGCCTCCGACTACGGCTCGTCTCATTCAGCGCACCGCAGCCTTCTACGACGACCTTCTAGCGGCATGGGCCACCCTTCTGTTGGGATGGGGAATAGGGATGGTCGTCGTGTGGTATTTGCAGCTTGCGCGGCGGCCGGGGCTCCGACGACATCCGGAGGCTCGAACGGCGCTTGCCGGCCGGTTTGCCCTTTTCACGGCGCTTTGGGTCGCTGGTCGTTATCTTTTGTTGGCCCTCGACGTGCCCGGTCGCTGGGTTGAGCGCATAGGGGCCCTCGCGGTGCTGTTTGATCCCAGTCGGCTGGCGTCCACGATTGGAGGGGGCATCCTCCAGTCCGTCGGCGATTTGTTTTTGACGAGCGGGTGGGCTGTGCTACTGGCCGGAGGACTGCTGCATCTGGGGCTGCGGTACCGCGTCCGGGCAGACTCGCTCAGGGCGCTACTGGAGACCATTCGGGCGCACCCGCCAAGGCAACCGTCCGCTGTTCGTTTCTGGGGGCTCGTGGTTGCCCTGGTCGGAATCAGTCTGTCGAGCATTCTGGGCCTTGCGTACGCAGTGCGGCGCGCAGTGCTAGACAGCACCCTCGACTTCTTCTCGCGGACCGGTCTTCTCCCGGAGCCTTTGGTGCTGATCGTACTCAGTGCTCTGGTGCTGTTGGTGCTTGCTGTTCTCTTGTTCGGAACCGCATGCACGTGGATTGGACTCCGGCTCGGCCTGCGGTACCGACCGACATGGCCGCGGAGTCTCATCCTGCCGGGGGTGGTCATGCTGTTTGCGCTCGGCGTCGTCGTTCTGTATCTGGGGACGGAGGCCCAAGTGCTTGTGCCGTTTCCGTATCCACTGTTCTTGATGGGAACGGTGGGAGCAGGAGCAGTCTACGGCATGGTGGGTCGGAAAGGAGGCATCGAGATTCTAACGGTACGAGGGCTGCTCCTGCCCCTCTTTGCCGTTACGCTGCTTTTCTATCCGCTCCTCTATGCTGGCATGGACGCACAGCGCCGCGAGCGGATGGTTGAGGCTGCCCAGTCGTTCGAGGAGGGGTACGATCCGCGGGCGATCTATTCGATCCGGCAGGTCCTCCGGGCGGCGGAGGAGGAGCTCGGGCCTGTGCTGGCAAGGCAGGACCGTCTCGGAGAAGCGGCCGTCGACTCCGTAGCCACCCGGCTCGTGCGGCGCTCGCTGCTGGCGTCTCTCACGACGTACGAGGTTCGCCTCACGCTTCTCGACGCCGAGGGGACGCCGCGCCGGCGGTACGGGGCCGAGGGGCGTCGGCCCTTCCGTTCGGGGGCGCAACGGGTCGACCGCTCCGTCTTCCAGGTGTTAAACTACACGTATACCCATCAGCTCTCGCCTGGACCGGTCATTGACCGGCTGGCCGGAGAACGAGGAGTGGTGCGGGCGGGGGAGCGCTTTCAATATGCCGGGCTGCATCGGATTAACGAAGGAACCGACCGCGAGACGTGGGTTCTGTTTCGGGCCGAGCCGCGCTCGCTGTTGCCGGGAGCGGGGACGGGCGTGCCCCGCGTGCTACTTCCGGACGGATCGTTTGGCGATCTGTACGCTGAGTTGTCGCTGGCCGAATTTCGGGACGGAGCCCTCGTGCGAAGCTACGGGGAGAGCTTCGGGCGAACCCAACTGCGCCCGGCCTACCGGACGGCGCTGCAGAAACGAACGACGCTCTGGCAGACGGAAACGGCACAGGGACAGCAGTACCTCACGTACTACTACCGGCCGCCGGAGAAGGGCGGAGTGACAGTGGCTGCACGCATCCCGGCGATTCTTGCGTTTGATCACCTCTACTACTTGCTTCGGCTGACTGTGGCGGGGCTGGGGGTGGGGATCCTCATCTACTTACTGGGGCTGTTCGGCCGGTATCGACACGGTCTCGTGCCGGCCGAGCGCATCCGATTCCGCAACAAGGTGCTGAACGCATTTCTGGTGGTGGGAGTCGTGTCGATGGTGGCGGTGGGCGTGGTGGGCGTGCAGGTGGTGACCAGCGAGAACGAGCGCGTCGTGGAGCGGCGCCTGCGCGACCATCTGGTCCGCGTGGAGGAGACGCTCTCCCTGGAGGCACGACCCGAGGAGGCGCTCTGGCAGGTCGCGGGGCGGATGGATGTGGATTCGCTTGCCGCGCGGGTGGGGCTCGACCTCCGGCTCTACGAGGACGGCCAGCTGGTGGGAACGAGTCGTCCCCGGCTCGTACGGGACGGACTGGTGGACGAGCGGCTGCCGGGCGCTGTGTACCAGGAGCTCTACGACAACGCCTATCGGTTTGCCGCCGCCGAGGCCGCCATTGGACAGTTTCGGTACCGGGTGGGTTACCGGGCCCTCGTGGATGAGGCCGGTACGCCCCGGCTCGTGGTGGGCGTGCCCACGCTCGCCCAGCAGGAGCAGGTTGCCGAGGAGCAGGCGCGCACCCTTGCCTACCTCTTCGGCGCGCTGCTGGTCCTGGTCGTGGCGGTGATGATTACAGCCATCATTCTTGCGAATGCACTCGCCCAGCCCATCGCTCGTCTCCGCGAGGGTCTGGAGGCGGTGGGGGAAGGCCGGTTTGCGGAGAAACTCCCGGTCGACACGCGAGACGAGATCGGAGACCTCGTGCGCACCTTTAACGAGATGCGGGCACAGCTCGCCGAGAGCCGACGCAAGCTCGCCCAGCAGGAGCGGGAGATTGCCTGGCGCGAGATGGCGCGACAGGTGGCCCATGAGATCAAAAATCCGCTCACGCCGATGAAGCTCTCCATCCAGCATCTCCGCCGGGCCTTTGAGCGGGAAAAGGGAGACAACAATTCGGACTTTCCGGCCCTGTTCGACCGCATCACGTCGACCCTGATCGAGCAGATCGAGTCGCTCGTTCGTATTGCCAACGAGTTTTCGACCTTCGCGCGTCTGCCAACCCGCGTACCGGAGTCACTCGACCTCAACGAAGTCATCCGGGAAGCCGTTCGGCTCATGGAGGAAGACGCTGGGGCTGGGTGTATCGAGCTTGACCTGCACCCGGAGCCACTGGTAGTAGAGGCCGACCGCGAAGAGCTGCGCCGTACCTACATCAACCTTTTGAAGAATGCCCTTCAGGCTCTGCCGGAGGACAACGGGCGCGTGCAAGTTACGTCCGCCGAAGTGGACGCGGAGGGCGAAGCCATGGCCGAGAGCCGCGTGATCGACAACGGGACCGGCATCCCGCCGGAGGTGCAGGACAAGATCTTCGAACCCAACTTTTCCACGAAGACGAGCGGGACGGGACTCGGGCTTGCCATTGCCCAAAAAAGCATCGATGAGCTCGGGGGGACGATTGGGTATGAGACGGAGGCTGGGGAAGGAACGACCTTCTGGGTGCGGTTGCCACTGGATTCTTCAGGGGCGTAA
- a CDS encoding CTP synthase, whose product MQTKYLFVTGGVTSSLGKGIFSASLGRLLAARGLDVSIQKFDPYINVDPGTMNPYEHGEVYVTNDGAETDLDLGHYERFLDQPTSQANNVTTGRVYMEVITKEREGAYLGKTVQVVPHIIDEIKHWMLKLGETGNYDVVITEIGGTVGDIEAQPYLEAIRQLRNDLGPHNTMISHLTLIPYLRAAGELKTKPTQHSVKEMLAHGLQPDSIVCRSEMPIDADVRRKISLFCNVEEEAVIEMLDAETIYEVPLLLKDEGMGEFVVDRFYPESGQDDTCRNDPELDDWIEFLKKLKNPEETIPIALVGKYVEHQDAYKSISESFILAGVPDEVQVDVKHVLSEDLAEGNVEAELGDVAGILVAPGFGDRGVQGKVLAAKYARENDVPFFGICLGLQCAIIEFARNVCGWEGAHSTEFDEETAYPVIDLMEEQKEISDKGGTMRLGQYDCEIQEGSRAHEIYADTMVQERHRHRYEVNNLLRYKLLEEGMRFTGVNPDTDLVEIMELPEKRWFLGVQFHPEYKTTVGHPHPLFRSFVRACRTYAHEKDLVETPQPPEREAVPLASADM is encoded by the coding sequence GTGCAAACCAAATATCTCTTCGTCACCGGTGGTGTGACCTCCTCCCTCGGCAAAGGCATCTTCAGTGCCTCCCTCGGACGGTTGCTTGCGGCCCGGGGGCTCGACGTGTCGATTCAAAAGTTTGACCCGTACATCAACGTCGATCCCGGCACGATGAACCCGTACGAGCACGGGGAGGTGTACGTGACAAACGACGGGGCCGAGACCGACCTCGACCTCGGCCACTACGAGCGGTTTCTCGACCAGCCGACGAGCCAGGCCAACAACGTCACCACCGGTCGGGTCTACATGGAGGTCATCACCAAGGAGCGGGAGGGGGCGTACCTGGGCAAGACTGTGCAGGTGGTGCCCCACATCATCGATGAGATCAAGCACTGGATGCTGAAGCTCGGAGAGACGGGCAACTACGACGTGGTGATCACCGAGATCGGCGGCACGGTGGGCGACATCGAAGCGCAGCCGTACCTGGAGGCGATCCGCCAGCTGCGCAACGATCTGGGGCCGCACAACACCATGATCTCGCACCTCACACTCATCCCGTACCTCCGGGCGGCGGGCGAACTGAAGACCAAGCCCACCCAGCACTCCGTCAAGGAGATGCTCGCCCACGGATTGCAGCCGGACAGCATCGTGTGCCGCTCGGAGATGCCCATTGATGCCGATGTGCGGCGCAAGATTTCCCTCTTCTGCAATGTGGAGGAGGAGGCCGTCATTGAGATGCTCGATGCAGAAACGATCTACGAAGTCCCGCTGCTTCTCAAAGATGAGGGCATGGGCGAGTTCGTCGTGGATCGGTTCTATCCCGAGAGTGGTCAGGACGACACGTGTCGAAACGATCCAGAGCTGGATGACTGGATCGAGTTTCTCAAGAAGCTGAAGAATCCGGAGGAGACAATTCCGATCGCGCTGGTGGGGAAGTACGTCGAGCACCAAGACGCCTACAAGTCGATCTCCGAGAGCTTCATTCTCGCCGGGGTGCCGGACGAGGTGCAGGTGGACGTCAAACACGTGCTGTCGGAAGACCTCGCGGAAGGCAATGTAGAGGCGGAGCTCGGCGACGTTGCGGGCATTCTTGTGGCGCCCGGATTTGGAGATCGGGGCGTGCAGGGCAAGGTGCTGGCGGCGAAGTATGCTCGGGAGAACGACGTCCCGTTCTTTGGGATCTGTCTGGGCCTGCAGTGCGCTATTATTGAGTTTGCGAGGAACGTGTGCGGCTGGGAAGGCGCCCACTCTACGGAGTTCGACGAAGAGACGGCCTACCCCGTCATCGACCTCATGGAAGAGCAGAAAGAAATTTCGGATAAGGGGGGCACTATGCGCCTCGGCCAGTACGACTGCGAGATTCAGGAGGGCTCTCGGGCCCACGAAATCTACGCAGATACCATGGTGCAGGAGCGGCATCGTCACCGCTATGAGGTCAACAACCTCCTTCGCTATAAGCTATTGGAGGAGGGCATGCGCTTTACCGGGGTAAACCCTGATACCGATCTGGTTGAGATCATGGAGTTGCCGGAGAAGCGATGGTTTCTCGGTGTGCAGTTCCACCCTGAGTACAAGACGACGGTGGGACATCCGCACCCACTTTTCCGCTCGTTCGTGCGGGCCTGCCGGACCTACGCCCACGAGAAGGACCTCGTCGAAACCCCGCAGCCGCCCGAGCGCGAAGCCGTCCCTCTCGCTTCCGCGGACATGTGA